The proteins below are encoded in one region of Syngnathus acus chromosome 2, fSynAcu1.2, whole genome shotgun sequence:
- the rtraf gene encoding RNA transcription, translation and transport factor protein, producing the protein MFKRKLTALDYHSPSGFDCADETQFRNFVVWLEDQKIRHYKIEDRGNLRNIPSSDWPKAYQKYLQDVNCPFGAPERAEAVDWLLGLAVRYEYGDNVDKYRNCPSLEASSDSRATSDPLINLDSDSPDFKAGVLALANILKIQRHDDYLVMLKAVRILIQDRLSPEAIAKASHSKEGVPVSLDKHNLGFDTGDAILNEAAQILRLLHIEELRELQTRINEAIVAVQAVIADPKTDHRLGKVGR; encoded by the exons ATGTTTAAGAGAAAACTGACTGCCTTAGACTATCACAGTCCGAGCGGATTTGACTGTGCAG ATGAAACTCAGTTCAGGAACTTTGTAGTGTGGCTGGAGGACCAGAAGATTCGGCACTACAAAATTGAAGATCGTGGCAACCTGCGAAACATCCCCAGTTCTGATTGGCCCAAAGCATACCAGAAG TACTTGCAGGACGTCAACTGTCCATTTGGAGCGCCTGAAAGAGCCGAGGCTGTAGATTGGCTGCTGGGCTTGGCGGTGCGATATGAATATGGAGACAATG TGGACAAGTACAGAAACTGTCCATCATTGGAAGCCTCCAGCGATAGCAGAGCTACGTCAGACCCTCTCATCAACCTGGACA GTGACTCACCGGATTTCAAGGCGGGCGTGCTCGCCCTGGCCAACATCCTCAAGATACAGCGGCATGACGATTACCTGGTGATGCTCAAG GCTGTTCGAATCCTCATCCAAGACAGGCTTTCACCAGAGGCTATCGCTAAAGCGAGCCACAGCAAAGAG GGTGTCCCAGTATCCTTAGACAAGCACAACCTGGGATTTGATACTGGTG ATGCCATACTCAACGAAGCAGCTCAGATTCTGCGTCTGCTGCACATCGAGGAGTTGAGGGAGCTTCAGACCAGGATCAACGAAGCCATCGTAGCGGTCCAAGCCGTCATTGCCGACCCCAAAACAGACCACAGGCTGGGCAAGGTCGGCAGATGA
- the sap18 gene encoding histone deacetylase complex subunit SAP18 codes for MALESRVTQEEIKKESEKPIDREKTCPLLLRVFTTNNGRHHRQDEFARGNVPSSELQIYTWMDATLRELTSLVKEVYPEARKKGTHFSFAIVFPDLRGKVYRFKEIGNTVSGKKCADDSMTLQSQRFQIGDYLDIAITPPNRAQPLGPRMRPF; via the exons ATGGCCCTTGAATCGCGTGTTACACAGGAAGAAATTAAGAAGGAATCCGAGAAGCCAATCGATAGAGAAAAG ACTTGTCCCCTTCTCCTGCGGGTTTTCACCACCAACAATGGCCGACACCACCGCCAAGATGAATTTGCCCGTGGCAATGTTCCCTCCAGTGAACTGCAGATATACACATG GATGGACGCTACACTGCGGGAGCTGACCAGCCTCGTGAAGGAAGTGTATCCAGAAGCCAGGAAAAAAGGAACCCATTTCAGCTTTGCCATCGTCTTCCCTGACCTCCGAGGGAAAGTGTATCG CTTTAAAGAGATTGGCAATACGGTGTCTGGCAAGAAGTGTGCTGACGACTCCATGACGCTGCAGTCTCAGCGCTTCCAGATTGGAGACTATCTTGACATAGCCATTACGCCTCCCAATAGGGCCCAACCCCTTGGACCACGCATGAGGCCTTTTTGA